From one Methylothermaceae bacteria B42 genomic stretch:
- a CDS encoding pyruvate dehydrogenase, with protein MAKEMLYWQALNRALDELMAVDEAVFILGEDVGLYGGSYRVTEGLYAKYGEWRVRDTPISEGGFTGLGVGAALMGMRPVVEIMTVNFALLALDALINMAAKVPFMSGGAFPMALTVRMPGGVAKQLAAQHSQRLEHTLMNVPGLRIVVPATPQDAYWQLKQAVLSDEPVIVLEHELLYFSKGPVDETLPPPLPHRALLRRQGRDLTIIAYSKIAVLAEQAAEKLAEQGVNADVIDLRSLSPIDWNTCVESVARTHRVLIVEEDCRFAGAGAEIAATLTERCFTQLEAAPLRLGGLDMPTPYNGRLEAQTIPQVEDIVAAAKQLLK; from the coding sequence ATGGCGAAAGAGATGCTTTACTGGCAGGCACTCAACCGAGCGCTTGACGAATTGATGGCAGTGGATGAGGCGGTCTTTATCCTGGGCGAAGATGTGGGTCTCTACGGTGGCAGCTATCGGGTCACTGAAGGATTGTATGCCAAATATGGCGAATGGCGGGTGCGCGATACCCCGATCTCTGAAGGTGGCTTCACCGGATTGGGGGTGGGCGCGGCCCTGATGGGCATGCGTCCAGTGGTGGAAATCATGACCGTTAACTTCGCTTTGCTGGCGCTTGACGCCCTTATCAATATGGCCGCCAAGGTTCCGTTTATGTCCGGTGGCGCTTTTCCCATGGCCTTGACGGTGAGGATGCCCGGTGGGGTGGCCAAACAGTTGGCGGCCCAACATTCCCAGCGCTTGGAGCACACCTTGATGAACGTGCCCGGACTGCGCATTGTGGTGCCAGCCACACCCCAGGATGCCTACTGGCAGCTCAAACAGGCGGTCCTCAGTGATGAGCCGGTGATCGTCCTTGAGCATGAACTGCTCTATTTCAGCAAAGGGCCGGTGGACGAAACTTTGCCTCCGCCGCTACCTCATCGCGCGCTTCTCCGCCGCCAGGGACGGGACTTGACAATCATCGCTTACTCGAAGATTGCGGTGCTGGCCGAGCAGGCTGCGGAGAAACTGGCTGAACAGGGGGTCAATGCAGATGTGATTGATCTGAGAAGTCTTTCGCCTATCGATTGGAATACCTGCGTAGAATCTGTCGCCCGTACCCACCGAGTATTGATTGTCGAGGAAGATTGCCGCTTCGCCGGCGCTGGCGCTGAAATTGCCGCAACGTTAACAGAACGCTGTTTTACCCAACTGGAAGCCGCCCCTCTGCGCTTGGGCGGGCTCGACATGCCGACGCCCTATAACGGAAGGCTGGAAGCACAAACGATTCCCCAAGTTGAAGATATTGTTGCCGCTGCCAAGCAACTGCTGAAGTGA
- a CDS encoding pyruvate dehydrogenase (acetyl-transferring) E1 component subunit alpha, whose amino-acid sequence MDRDQALAFLHDMMLARVFEERAAQEYMQGNIAGFLHLYPGEEAVAVGVLHACEASDYIVTTYREHVHALVRGIPAGEVMAELFGKRSGCSRGMGGSMHLFDAERRFMGGYAIVGETYPVATGIGYGIVLKDLPEAVICFFGDGAVNQGTFHESLNMAALWKLPVLFVCENNQYQIGTEIHRHSAVPEVYKRASAYRIPAERVDGMDVLKVYEATQHALQQIRAGTGPQLIECVTYRFRGHSMADPGHYRPPVEVKAFQQVDPVEMALRELSLAYPSPEQIAAAGPDCLMRLREYCFDQGHLHDQSFKDLEQKVQAEVEAAVQFALESPEPAMDDAWDSLFCNRNGEVLI is encoded by the coding sequence ATGGATCGTGACCAGGCCCTGGCGTTCCTTCATGACATGATGCTGGCGCGCGTCTTCGAGGAGCGAGCGGCGCAAGAATACATGCAGGGCAACATCGCCGGTTTTCTGCATCTTTATCCAGGCGAGGAAGCGGTAGCGGTGGGCGTGCTGCACGCTTGCGAGGCAAGCGATTATATCGTCACCACTTATCGCGAACACGTTCACGCCCTGGTGCGCGGCATTCCGGCGGGCGAGGTGATGGCGGAACTGTTTGGCAAGCGCAGCGGCTGTAGCCGCGGCATGGGAGGGTCCATGCATTTATTTGATGCCGAGCGCCGTTTCATGGGTGGCTACGCCATCGTTGGTGAGACCTATCCCGTGGCTACGGGCATTGGTTATGGCATCGTTCTCAAGGATCTACCGGAGGCGGTAATTTGCTTCTTCGGTGACGGCGCTGTCAACCAAGGTACCTTCCATGAATCCCTCAACATGGCAGCCCTGTGGAAACTGCCGGTTTTGTTTGTCTGTGAGAACAATCAGTATCAGATTGGCACCGAGATTCACCGTCATTCGGCAGTGCCGGAAGTCTACAAACGCGCTTCGGCCTACCGCATTCCGGCCGAGCGAGTCGATGGCATGGACGTACTCAAGGTCTACGAGGCTACCCAGCATGCCCTCCAGCAGATCCGCGCAGGCACTGGCCCCCAGCTAATTGAATGTGTCACCTACCGTTTTCGGGGCCACTCCATGGCCGATCCCGGCCACTATCGCCCGCCGGTGGAAGTGAAAGCGTTTCAGCAAGTCGATCCAGTGGAAATGGCGCTGCGGGAACTGTCTTTAGCCTACCCATCGCCGGAACAAATCGCTGCCGCTGGGCCCGATTGCCTAATGCGTCTGCGGGAATATTGCTTTGATCAAGGTCATCTTCACGACCAGAGCTTCAAGGATCTGGAGCAGAAAGTCCAGGCTGAAGTGGAAGCGGCGGTTCAGTTTGCCCTGGAATCCCCGGAACCTGCCATGGACGATGCATGGGATTCGCTTTTTTGCAATCGTAACGGCGAAGTTTTGATATAG
- a CDS encoding alkylhydroperoxidase: protein MDQNPMKEKMAEMHEALAYLRKRYPTETQAFSYFFQKTEAGPALSKREKELINVGLAVASQCEWCIGSHVRSAAHAGATRDEIVEAGFMAVIMHGGPALMYMTPLVQALDLYLPEEGGE from the coding sequence ATGGATCAGAACCCCATGAAGGAAAAGATGGCCGAAATGCACGAGGCGCTGGCTTACTTGCGCAAGCGTTATCCTACGGAAACCCAAGCCTTTTCTTATTTTTTCCAAAAGACGGAAGCAGGGCCAGCGTTGAGCAAGCGTGAGAAGGAACTGATCAACGTTGGTCTGGCGGTGGCCAGTCAATGCGAATGGTGTATCGGTTCACACGTTAGAAGCGCTGCCCATGCCGGAGCCACCCGAGACGAGATTGTCGAGGCCGGATTTATGGCGGTCATCATGCACGGGGGGCCTGCGCTTATGTATATGACACCTCTGGTCCAGGCCCTGGATCTATATCTGCCTGAAGAAGGTGGAGAGTGA